A section of the Nitrospinota bacterium genome encodes:
- a CDS encoding helix-turn-helix transcriptional regulator: protein MEEEMKITEEGELKNPGQRLRFWRKQRGMNASLFAATINLSPGSLSEIENGKSLPSAQTIIQLMELEELDVYWLLTGQRNVGHNIKVEQIKTLIDNLKKGIAVNRELETNLNELLHIVES from the coding sequence ATGGAGGAAGAAATGAAAATCACGGAGGAAGGGGAACTGAAAAACCCCGGTCAACGGTTGCGGTTCTGGCGGAAACAAAGGGGAATGAACGCGTCCCTGTTTGCGGCAACGATTAACCTTTCGCCGGGTTCGTTGTCTGAAATTGAAAACGGGAAGAGTCTTCCGTCAGCTCAAACGATCATCCAACTCATGGAGTTGGAAGAGCTGGACGTCTACTGGCTGCTCACCGGCCAGCGTAATGTTGGACACAATATAAAAGTGGAACAGATAAAAACCCTGATCGACAACCTTAAAAAAGGAATCGCGGTGAACCGGGAACTGGAAACGAATTTAAATGAACTGCTCCACATTGTGGAGTCTTAG
- a CDS encoding VCBS repeat-containing protein, whose protein sequence is MNRYCSVIAFLMVFILMGCPPPPKAGKKMPRIFALSYTMGTGKEPSYLITDDFNRDNIPDLVVANSGDHSFSFYKGLGDGTFKDQLVFQTGRDPICLVSGDFNEDGYKDVIALNYADQTIQVYLNTRLGSFQKTSQLLKPGKIPINMATGDFNSDGKLDLIVTLRFSNVAVLLGNGNGFFSEPYSMNVKGQPTAVVIGDYNKDKKTDVAIALAGNGRTGVQVLWGKGDGQFKPSKVFKGGKQPLSLASLDVNNDGMIEFVTSSNSLHALTTLVNNGDETFSSLRDFASGNFPKFVVAADFTGDGFEDIAVSNSTDDQITVSLGRGDGTFTYPPIYHHVDEYPQGMAVADFNGDGLLDIAVSCRDKNLIDILSKKNMINPKPDLPQPKEPGTS, encoded by the coding sequence ATGAATAGATATTGCTCAGTTATAGCGTTCCTGATGGTTTTTATCCTCATGGGATGTCCCCCACCTCCCAAGGCCGGAAAAAAAATGCCTCGCATTTTTGCTTTGTCCTATACCATGGGTACGGGAAAAGAACCTTCTTATCTCATTACCGATGATTTTAACCGCGATAATATCCCGGATCTGGTCGTGGCGAATAGCGGAGACCACTCTTTTTCATTTTACAAGGGACTGGGTGATGGGACTTTCAAGGACCAGCTTGTTTTTCAGACAGGTCGAGACCCCATTTGCCTTGTTTCGGGAGATTTTAATGAAGACGGATACAAGGATGTAATAGCACTTAATTATGCCGACCAGACCATCCAGGTATATTTAAATACACGGTTGGGAAGTTTTCAGAAAACATCCCAACTTCTCAAGCCGGGGAAAATTCCTATCAACATGGCAACCGGTGACTTTAATTCTGATGGAAAACTTGACCTGATTGTCACCCTCCGATTCTCAAACGTGGCTGTTTTGCTGGGTAATGGTAATGGATTTTTTTCCGAGCCTTATAGTATGAATGTTAAAGGACAACCCACTGCTGTAGTGATTGGTGATTATAACAAGGATAAAAAGACGGATGTCGCAATTGCTCTTGCAGGAAACGGTAGAACTGGGGTTCAGGTTCTGTGGGGAAAAGGAGATGGACAGTTTAAACCTTCAAAAGTCTTTAAAGGTGGTAAACAACCTCTCTCACTTGCCAGCCTGGATGTGAATAATGATGGAATGATAGAATTTGTAACTTCTAGTAACTCTTTGCATGCCTTGACCACCCTTGTTAATAATGGTGATGAAACTTTCTCTTCTTTGAGAGATTTTGCATCGGGCAACTTCCCTAAATTTGTTGTGGCCGCCGATTTTACCGGAGATGGTTTTGAGGATATAGCCGTCTCCAATTCTACAGATGATCAAATCACCGTCTCGCTTGGGCGTGGTGATGGGACCTTTACCTATCCCCCCATATATCATCATGTTGATGAATACCCTCAGGGTATGGCGGTCGCAGACTTTAATGGGGATGGGTTGCTTGACATTGCTGTTTCCTGCAGAGATAAGAACCTCATCGACATCCTCAGCAAGAAAAACATGATCAACCCCAAACCTGACCTGCCACAACCAAAAGAGCCCGGGACGTCTTGA
- a CDS encoding NAD(P)-binding protein, with protein MQINDGDTVCIVGGGPGGSACAMTLLKEARRLDKKINVVILEHKNFSGLRHHNQCIGVLSPPFEDILKKELDIVLPESLILNDIEGYRLHSDLLSLDLTGEEVAGRFL; from the coding sequence ATGCAAATTAACGATGGGGATACGGTTTGTATTGTTGGTGGCGGCCCTGGTGGGTCAGCCTGTGCCATGACCCTCTTGAAGGAAGCCAGGCGTTTAGACAAAAAAATTAATGTTGTAATACTTGAGCATAAAAACTTTTCCGGTCTCCGTCATCATAACCAGTGTATCGGTGTTCTCTCACCTCCTTTTGAAGATATTCTTAAAAAAGAATTGGATATTGTTTTACCTGAAAGCCTGATTCTCAATGATATTGAAGGCTATCGCTTGCATTCAGATTTGTTGAGCCTGGACCTGACCGGAGAAGAGGTGGCAGGTCGGTTTCTGTAG
- a CDS encoding SDR family oxidoreductase: MDPEKVNYHYCDDLTTSPWPEGTRVLVTGAAGYVARRLIPELVSRGYIVRCMYRNNSCPPLLTHPRVEHVYADCLSMEELLPALEGVDYAYYLIHSMRLKKEEFIAKDQVAAKNFRESAEHHGVKRIIYLGGLGEKNDRMSQHLQSRREVGNILSQGKVPVIRVRAAIILGTGSASYELMKSLTLNNRIIPFLTEFNSKCQPVAIRDVIKYLVGFMETPGLSTRVFQIGGKDVLTYKEMILRFAKILNRRIHFIDVSWVPIPIDWMCRLYAYWLHCFISIPVNITYLLLNSLKTDVVCVDNDVSSILPFEPLDFVTAVEWAQEKEQRSMVFSHWSDVPPENMSDLLPLCEFESSEFIIEEHEIDITAAPEKVFPVICQIGGKHGWNHANILWEIRGLIDRFLGGVGLHRGRRDPHNLRVGDSVDFWRVEKLEPNRELLLRAEMITPGLSWLQFQLGQEENGGTRLTLRAHFIPKPFWGNLYWVALSNFHSYIFKGMLEFFKEKSS; this comes from the coding sequence ATGGACCCTGAAAAAGTCAACTACCACTATTGCGATGACCTCACTACAAGCCCATGGCCTGAGGGGACCCGCGTTCTGGTTACGGGTGCCGCTGGGTATGTGGCACGCAGGTTGATTCCCGAATTGGTGTCGAGAGGTTATATTGTTCGTTGTATGTACAGGAACAATAGTTGCCCGCCACTGTTGACGCATCCACGTGTTGAACATGTTTATGCGGACTGTTTAAGCATGGAAGAACTGCTTCCTGCCTTGGAGGGTGTTGATTATGCCTATTACCTGATTCACAGCATGAGGCTGAAGAAAGAAGAGTTTATAGCCAAAGACCAGGTGGCTGCGAAAAACTTTCGTGAATCAGCCGAGCATCATGGTGTGAAACGGATCATTTATCTCGGTGGTCTGGGAGAAAAAAATGACCGCATGTCCCAGCATCTTCAGAGCAGAAGAGAGGTGGGAAACATATTGTCGCAAGGGAAAGTTCCGGTCATAAGAGTGCGTGCGGCCATAATACTTGGAACCGGGAGCGCGTCTTATGAGTTGATGAAATCTCTTACCTTGAACAACCGTATCATTCCTTTCCTGACTGAGTTCAACTCCAAGTGCCAGCCCGTAGCGATTCGGGATGTCATCAAGTACCTTGTGGGTTTCATGGAAACCCCTGGTCTGAGCACACGTGTTTTCCAGATAGGTGGCAAGGATGTGCTGACCTATAAGGAAATGATCTTACGCTTTGCTAAAATTCTGAATCGCCGTATTCATTTCATTGATGTTTCGTGGGTTCCTATTCCTATTGACTGGATGTGCCGACTTTACGCTTACTGGTTGCATTGTTTTATTTCCATACCTGTTAATATTACCTACCTGTTGCTGAACAGTCTTAAAACAGATGTCGTTTGTGTGGATAACGATGTTTCTTCAATTCTCCCGTTTGAACCATTGGACTTTGTGACGGCTGTAGAATGGGCCCAGGAAAAAGAACAGCGTTCGATGGTATTTTCACATTGGAGTGATGTGCCCCCTGAAAATATGAGCGATCTGTTGCCCTTGTGTGAATTTGAATCTTCCGAGTTTATCATTGAAGAGCATGAGATAGATATTACTGCGGCTCCCGAAAAGGTGTTTCCTGTTATTTGCCAGATAGGGGGGAAGCATGGCTGGAACCATGCAAATATCCTTTGGGAAATTCGCGGATTGATTGACAGATTTCTGGGTGGAGTTGGGTTGCATAGGGGACGCAGAGACCCTCACAACCTGAGAGTTGGAGACTCGGTTGATTTCTGGCGGGTGGAAAAACTGGAACCCAACCGCGAACTGCTATTGAGGGCGGAAATGATAACCCCCGGGCTATCCTGGCTTCAGTTCCAGCTGGGTCAGGAGGAAAACGGTGGAACCCGTTTGACGTTGAGAGCGCATTTTATTCCAAAACCTTTTTGGGGAAACCTCTATTGGGTGGCTTTGTCAAACTTCCATTCTTATATATTCAAAGGCATGCTGGAGTTTTTCAAGGAAAAGAGTTCGTGA
- a CDS encoding formate/nitrite transporter family protein, protein MFENDVGKLACTAEKKIKAMNGFPLGYLAMSALAGAYLGFGIVLIFSVGGPLAGTQFAPFMKLIMGASFGVALSLVIFSGSELFTGNNMVFAVGKLKNRVELNALIKLFALCFVGNLFGSVFFAWLVVQGGSLSAEAQALVVKVAGAKMSLSASEAFFRGILCNWLVCLAVWIANRNGDETAKLIMIFWCLFAFIGSGYEHSIANQSLMSLALLIPHGPEVSMTGFIHNQVFVTLGNMVGGGIMVGMAYAFVSSGIAAKSREIQLQNLKPVEQKEG, encoded by the coding sequence ATGTTTGAAAATGATGTTGGAAAGCTGGCCTGCACTGCGGAAAAAAAGATTAAGGCAATGAATGGTTTTCCCCTGGGATACCTGGCAATGTCTGCTCTTGCCGGGGCATACCTGGGTTTCGGAATTGTTTTGATATTTTCTGTGGGTGGCCCCTTGGCAGGAACACAATTTGCCCCCTTTATGAAACTGATTATGGGCGCGAGCTTTGGGGTGGCATTGAGCCTGGTAATCTTTTCCGGATCGGAACTCTTTACTGGCAATAATATGGTTTTTGCCGTTGGAAAATTAAAAAACCGGGTTGAGTTAAACGCCCTGATCAAATTATTTGCATTGTGTTTTGTCGGTAACCTGTTCGGTTCTGTGTTTTTTGCCTGGCTGGTGGTTCAGGGAGGAAGTCTTTCCGCTGAAGCTCAGGCTCTGGTTGTTAAAGTAGCTGGGGCGAAAATGTCTTTGAGTGCGAGCGAAGCTTTTTTCCGGGGGATTTTATGTAACTGGCTGGTTTGTCTGGCGGTTTGGATTGCGAACCGAAACGGGGATGAGACAGCAAAACTGATAATGATTTTCTGGTGCTTATTTGCCTTTATTGGTAGTGGTTATGAACATAGCATTGCTAATCAGTCGTTGATGAGTTTAGCCTTGTTAATTCCACATGGACCGGAAGTCTCAATGACGGGTTTCATTCACAACCAGGTTTTTGTGACCCTGGGTAATATGGTGGGTGGCGGAATCATGGTGGGAATGGCTTATGCTTTTGTCTCTTCAGGAATAGCTGCTAAAAGCAGGGAAATCCAATTACAGAACTTAAAACCGGTTGAACAGAAAGAAGGTTGA
- a CDS encoding ferredoxin--nitrite reductase: MNKIELLKAEKDGLKIKSDIYRFAKEGWESICEEDIQRLKWYGLFLRNPTPGFFMLRVRISNGFSFSHQVRALSHIAEVYGNGLIDITTRQQVQLRHLKIENIPQVFEQLEEVGLTSSQTGMDNVRNIMGCPVAGLNPKERVDGFSLVKALNEHILGNPEFSNLPRKFNITLSGCPDDCVHAETQDLALVPAIEEKGGNSVYGFNVLVGGKLGSGGYRIATPLDVFLSPEEVVEVCSALILLYRDHGSRDVRSKNRLAFLIEDWGEEKFRSALEERVGRPLTPAGVDLRGSEKSEHIGAYRQKQALMNYVGLKIPVGRIQADKLKGLARLAEKYGNGEIRFSHSNSLVIPNIPDKKLGDMLEEALVKEFTYHPSGVLRGLVSCVGSDYCNLAAIETKSMALKVASQLEGRLPETAPINMHWSGCPAGCGNHLVADIGLLGKKMRRGSEVIEAVDIYMGGRTGIDPKLSVKVMEDVPCDQLADVLEFVVPYHTRQKMHPINGKKYARRRDYSLPGKRKVETNVLKESKITL, encoded by the coding sequence ATGAACAAAATAGAATTACTAAAAGCTGAAAAAGATGGTTTGAAAATAAAAAGTGATATTTATCGTTTTGCAAAAGAAGGTTGGGAGTCCATCTGTGAAGAAGACATTCAACGTCTTAAATGGTATGGACTGTTTTTGCGCAATCCCACACCGGGCTTTTTCATGTTGCGAGTCAGGATTTCTAATGGATTTTCTTTTTCCCATCAGGTCCGGGCCCTTTCGCATATAGCGGAAGTATACGGAAATGGATTGATAGATATCACTACACGACAGCAGGTGCAGTTGAGGCATTTGAAAATAGAAAATATTCCACAGGTTTTTGAACAACTTGAAGAAGTGGGGCTGACATCATCGCAGACCGGTATGGACAATGTCCGTAATATTATGGGCTGTCCGGTGGCCGGATTGAACCCAAAGGAAAGGGTTGATGGCTTTTCACTGGTCAAAGCTTTGAATGAGCATATTCTGGGTAATCCTGAGTTTTCCAATTTACCTAGAAAATTCAATATTACATTGAGTGGTTGTCCGGATGACTGTGTCCATGCGGAAACACAAGACCTTGCCCTGGTGCCGGCCATTGAAGAAAAGGGAGGCAATTCGGTTTATGGTTTCAATGTTCTGGTGGGTGGAAAACTGGGATCAGGAGGATACCGGATTGCTACTCCCCTGGATGTTTTCCTGAGTCCGGAAGAGGTGGTCGAGGTCTGTTCGGCTTTAATCCTCTTGTACCGTGACCATGGCAGCCGGGATGTTAGAAGTAAAAACCGCCTTGCCTTCCTGATAGAAGATTGGGGAGAAGAAAAATTTCGTTCGGCACTGGAGGAGAGAGTGGGAAGACCGCTGACACCTGCAGGTGTGGATTTAAGAGGAAGCGAAAAATCGGAACATATAGGAGCCTACCGGCAGAAGCAGGCATTGATGAACTATGTAGGGTTAAAAATTCCTGTGGGTCGAATTCAGGCTGACAAATTGAAAGGGCTTGCCCGGCTCGCAGAAAAATATGGAAATGGGGAAATACGATTTTCTCATTCCAATTCTCTTGTTATCCCCAATATTCCAGATAAGAAACTGGGGGATATGCTTGAGGAGGCTTTGGTTAAAGAGTTCACCTACCACCCTTCAGGTGTCCTTAGAGGACTGGTGAGTTGTGTGGGAAGTGATTATTGCAATCTTGCAGCTATTGAAACCAAGTCAATGGCATTGAAAGTTGCTTCGCAACTGGAAGGCAGGCTGCCTGAGACCGCGCCGATCAATATGCACTGGTCTGGATGCCCGGCTGGATGCGGAAATCATCTGGTGGCTGATATCGGGTTGCTCGGAAAAAAAATGCGCCGTGGAAGTGAAGTGATTGAAGCGGTCGATATTTATATGGGGGGACGAACGGGAATCGACCCCAAGCTATCTGTAAAAGTTATGGAAGATGTTCCCTGTGACCAGTTGGCAGATGTTCTTGAGTTTGTGGTTCCCTATCACACTCGTCAAAAAATGCATCCAATCAATGGTAAGAAATACGCAAGAAGACGAGACTATTCTTTACCTGGGAAAAGGAAAGTAGAAACAAATGTTTTAAAAGAATCAAAAATCACTCTCTAA
- a CDS encoding DUF393 domain-containing protein — MIGKSKTSKNIMDFKQFLMEKIPPEKAKPVLIYDDDCGFCRLWIARWSPLTQGGVDYQASQDVGGDYPQISPEQFDSSVYFVATDGSFYSGALAVFKTLAYAPNGKLFLWAYESLPGFAPVSEWGYRNVAENRKIFSAITRWVWGDNTQTPTWFLTRRVFIFLLGLVYLFAFGSLLTQIEGLVGQNGILPVEGFLKDAESYWGTQRFWQIPTLFWINAGDDFLLAGCLLGAFAGLLVMFNRLVSWALLAAWVLYLSLLHVTQPFMAYQWDTLLLETGFLAIFLVSWRKDQHGSENPPSLFILFLFRFLLFRVVFSSGLVKILSQDPSWSSLTALYYHYETQPLPTWIGWYAHQLPHEFQRFSVACVFIIQLGAVFLIFGPRRIRYLSCAALAFLDSLIILTGNFGFFNILTIALCLLLLDDSVLSKWLPVKIEKYKSPVSVFKKSSILKAAVLGVCVMLYLVPLLGNRYPSFYVSIYKVISPFHIFNSYGLFAVMTTSRPEIIVLGSNDRENWYPYEFKWMPDDLKRKPEFVAPHLPRLDWQMWFAALSNYERNPWMIQFMMRLLEGSSEVIDLLKKNPFPDKPPKYLQAVVYDYHFTDFETREREGTWWTRKLLRPYTPILQLP; from the coding sequence ATGATTGGAAAGTCCAAAACTTCAAAAAATATAATGGATTTTAAGCAATTTCTTATGGAAAAAATACCCCCGGAAAAAGCTAAACCAGTTTTGATTTATGATGATGATTGCGGATTTTGCCGTTTATGGATAGCACGGTGGAGCCCTCTTACTCAAGGTGGCGTTGACTATCAGGCTTCTCAAGATGTGGGTGGAGATTATCCACAAATCTCTCCTGAGCAATTTGACTCCTCGGTTTATTTCGTTGCTACGGATGGAAGTTTTTATTCTGGGGCTCTGGCCGTGTTCAAAACCCTGGCTTATGCGCCTAACGGGAAATTGTTTCTCTGGGCCTATGAAAGTCTACCGGGGTTTGCACCGGTTTCCGAATGGGGTTACAGAAATGTAGCAGAGAATCGTAAAATTTTCAGTGCGATCACCCGCTGGGTTTGGGGGGATAACACTCAAACTCCAACCTGGTTTCTGACCCGGCGGGTGTTTATTTTTCTCTTGGGATTAGTTTATTTATTTGCGTTTGGTTCTTTATTGACTCAGATAGAAGGGTTGGTGGGACAAAACGGGATCCTGCCTGTCGAGGGATTTCTAAAGGATGCGGAGTCGTATTGGGGTACGCAACGCTTCTGGCAAATTCCCACTTTGTTCTGGATTAATGCCGGGGATGACTTTTTGCTTGCCGGATGCTTGTTGGGAGCATTTGCGGGTTTGCTGGTCATGTTCAACCGTTTGGTGAGCTGGGCATTATTAGCTGCGTGGGTCTTGTATCTTTCCTTGCTGCACGTTACTCAGCCGTTCATGGCTTATCAGTGGGATACTCTTCTTCTTGAAACAGGTTTCCTGGCTATTTTTCTGGTTTCCTGGCGCAAGGACCAGCATGGTTCTGAGAATCCTCCATCCTTGTTTATTCTATTTTTGTTTCGTTTTCTCTTATTTCGTGTGGTTTTTTCCTCAGGGCTGGTCAAAATCCTTAGCCAGGATCCTAGTTGGAGTAGTTTGACAGCACTCTACTACCATTATGAAACCCAGCCTCTTCCCACTTGGATAGGTTGGTATGCGCATCAATTGCCACATGAATTCCAGCGTTTTTCTGTGGCCTGTGTTTTTATCATTCAACTTGGTGCGGTATTTCTGATCTTTGGTCCTCGGCGAATTCGATATTTAAGTTGTGCCGCACTGGCTTTTCTTGACTCATTGATTATCCTGACCGGGAATTTCGGTTTCTTCAATATACTGACCATTGCCCTATGCCTGCTTTTGCTTGATGACTCAGTGCTTTCAAAATGGCTCCCTGTTAAAATTGAGAAATATAAATCACCGGTTTCTGTTTTTAAAAAAAGCTCTATATTAAAGGCCGCAGTGCTGGGAGTTTGTGTCATGCTTTATTTGGTTCCCTTGCTTGGTAACCGCTATCCATCTTTTTATGTTTCCATATATAAAGTAATAAGTCCCTTTCACATATTCAATTCGTATGGATTGTTCGCTGTTATGACCACTTCAAGGCCGGAGATAATTGTTCTGGGAAGTAATGACCGGGAGAACTGGTATCCCTATGAATTCAAATGGATGCCGGATGACTTGAAAAGAAAACCGGAGTTTGTTGCACCACATCTACCTCGCCTGGACTGGCAAATGTGGTTCGCTGCACTCAGTAATTATGAAAGGAACCCCTGGATGATCCAGTTTATGATGCGTCTATTAGAAGGTTCCTCTGAAGTGATTGACTTGTTGAAAAAAAATCCTTTTCCTGATAAGCCACCAAAATACTTGCAGGCGGTGGTCTACGATTACCATTTTACGGACTTTGAAACCCGTGAGCGCGAAGGCACCTGGTGGACCCGAAAACTTCTACGCCCTTATACCCCCATTCTTCAATTGCCGTAA